One Rosa chinensis cultivar Old Blush chromosome 3, RchiOBHm-V2, whole genome shotgun sequence DNA window includes the following coding sequences:
- the LOC112193693 gene encoding putative receptor protein kinase ZmPK1 — MKYLIGFLSSFGLIEAIGISLTWWFVFRKQARDEMMNMGYMALAINAVGFKSFTYAELKKATNDFKQEIGKGGFGTVYKGVLDGDRVVAVKRLEGIVQGDAEFWAEDWSSDTILH, encoded by the exons ATGAAATACCTCATTGGATTTTTGAGTTCCTTTGGGCTAATTGAAGCAATCGGCATCAGTTTGACATGGTGGTTTGTGTTCCGAAAGCAAGCTCGTGACGAAATGATGAACATGGGGTACATGGCATTAGCCATAAATGCTGTGGGATTCAAAAGTTTCACCTATGCAGAACTAAAGAAAGCAACCAATGACTTCAAACAGGAGATAGGAAAAGGGGGGTTCGGCACAGTCTATAAAGGGGTTCTGGATGGTGACAGAGTTGTAGCTGTGAAGAGACTAGAAGGCATTGTACAAGGAGATGCAGAGTTTTGGGCAGAG GATTGGAGCAGCGATACAATATTGCATTAG